A window from Roseomonas marmotae encodes these proteins:
- a CDS encoding type I secretion system permease/ATPase, whose amino-acid sequence MQSTGSTSSTPSGPSLLQLALRRCRKALIAAAFFSLVINLLLLASPLYMMQVYDRVLASRSETTLLMLSVVMLGAFLVMCLLEAVRSRILVRISARIDGILSETVFDKLFTQYLQGGQGQRARPLADLATLRNFVAGQGLFAFFDAPWSPIFLIFLFLVHPLLGFLTVGGGVILVGLTLLSERVSRRRLEAASAENAAAMGFTEASLRNTESLAAMGMLPAVRGRWLLRHRQYLALQSTASDWAGSLSSVSKTVRIVLQSAMLGTGAMLAIEGRISPGMMFAASIIGAKALAPIEMLIGQWANLVNFRLAWQRLETLLQVQGETAESMRLPAPSGHLSLRSVTAKPPGGKVPTLKGISFDLPAGSTLAVLGASGAGKSTLARVMLGVWPLESGEVRLDGADLRNWKPADLGPHIGYLPQSVELFEGTVAENIARLSEIESEKVIAAARAAGAHEMILALPDGYDTQVGENGGRLSGGQRQRVGLARALYGSPALCVLDEPNANLDEQGDAALVAAMQQLRAAGKTVVAITHRSNLILHVDYVLILQAGSVAFYGTQAEATARFSRASRAAPYHAVAGAA is encoded by the coding sequence ATGCAATCTACCGGCTCCACTTCTTCCACGCCGTCAGGTCCCTCTCTTCTGCAACTTGCCTTGCGCCGGTGCCGGAAAGCCTTGATCGCGGCGGCGTTCTTCAGCCTCGTGATCAACCTCCTTCTGCTGGCATCACCGCTCTACATGATGCAGGTCTATGACCGGGTCCTGGCGAGCCGCAGCGAAACCACCTTGTTGATGCTCAGCGTGGTCATGCTGGGTGCCTTCCTGGTAATGTGCCTGCTCGAAGCCGTGCGGTCGCGGATCCTGGTGCGGATCAGCGCACGCATCGACGGCATCCTGTCCGAGACCGTCTTCGACAAGCTGTTCACGCAATATCTGCAGGGCGGACAGGGCCAGCGGGCCCGCCCGCTGGCCGACCTCGCCACGCTGCGGAACTTCGTGGCGGGACAGGGCCTCTTCGCATTCTTCGACGCACCCTGGTCGCCGATCTTCCTGATCTTCCTGTTCCTCGTTCACCCCTTGCTGGGTTTCCTGACCGTCGGCGGCGGGGTTATTCTCGTGGGCCTGACGCTGTTGAGCGAAAGGGTTTCGCGGCGGCGGCTGGAAGCGGCGTCGGCCGAGAACGCGGCGGCGATGGGCTTCACCGAGGCCAGCCTGCGTAACACCGAATCCCTCGCCGCGATGGGCATGCTGCCGGCCGTGAGAGGGCGCTGGCTGCTCCGTCACCGGCAGTATCTCGCCCTGCAAAGCACGGCCAGCGATTGGGCCGGCAGCCTGAGTTCCGTCAGCAAGACGGTCCGCATCGTGCTGCAGTCGGCCATGCTCGGCACCGGCGCCATGCTGGCGATCGAGGGCCGCATCTCTCCGGGCATGATGTTCGCCGCCTCCATCATCGGCGCCAAGGCTCTGGCGCCGATCGAGATGCTGATCGGCCAATGGGCTAATCTGGTGAATTTCCGGCTTGCCTGGCAGCGCCTGGAGACCCTGTTGCAGGTGCAGGGGGAGACGGCCGAGAGCATGCGCCTGCCTGCCCCGTCCGGTCATCTGTCGCTGCGGAGCGTCACCGCCAAGCCGCCGGGCGGCAAGGTGCCGACACTGAAGGGGATCAGCTTCGATCTGCCGGCCGGCAGCACCCTGGCAGTCCTGGGTGCCAGCGGCGCTGGCAAGTCGACCCTGGCGCGCGTCATGCTCGGCGTCTGGCCGCTGGAAAGCGGGGAGGTGCGCCTGGACGGCGCCGACCTGCGGAACTGGAAGCCGGCCGATCTCGGCCCGCATATCGGCTACCTGCCGCAGAGCGTCGAACTGTTCGAAGGGACCGTGGCGGAGAATATCGCGCGGCTCTCCGAGATCGAGAGCGAGAAGGTGATCGCGGCCGCCAGGGCCGCGGGGGCGCATGAGATGATTCTCGCCCTGCCGGATGGCTATGACACGCAGGTCGGCGAGAATGGGGGCCGGCTTTCGGGTGGGCAGAGGCAGAGGGTCGGCCTGGCCCGCGCGCTCTACGGCAGCCCCGCCCTGTGCGTGCTGGATGAACCCAACGCCAATCTCGACGAGCAGGGCGATGCGGCCCTGGTCGCCGCCATGCAGCAGCTGCGCGCGGCCGGCAAGACGGTGGTCGCCATCACCCATCGTTCCAACCTGATCCTGCATGTTGATTACGTGCTGATCCTCCAGGCGGGCTCCGTGGCCTTCTATGGCACCCAGGCGGAGGCAACCGCCAGGTTCTCTCGCGCCAGCCGCGCAGCCCCGTACCACGCCGTTGCAGGAGCGGCATGA
- a CDS encoding helix-turn-helix domain-containing protein — protein sequence MYTHPQQGGDADVRRLRREAGEWLREQRERAGLSQRQLAQMIGVDYYTFISQVESGRGRIPPDRYIAWAGAIGAEPKVFVRELMRFYDPVTYQILFEDNAPQA from the coding sequence ATGTATACCCATCCACAACAGGGCGGCGATGCCGACGTTCGACGCCTTCGTCGTGAGGCGGGTGAATGGCTGCGTGAGCAGCGGGAACGCGCGGGTCTCTCGCAGCGCCAGTTGGCCCAGATGATCGGCGTCGACTACTACACCTTCATCTCGCAGGTGGAATCCGGCCGTGGCCGCATTCCACCGGACCGCTACATCGCCTGGGCCGGCGCCATCGGCGCCGAGCCGAAGGTTTTCGTGCGGGAACTGATGCGCTTCTACGACCCCGTGACCTACCAGATCCTTTTTGAAGACAACGCCCCTCAGGCGTAA
- a CDS encoding DUF4214 domain-containing protein has translation MSVATITQLYIGYFGRAADPAGLNYWVGQENAGMQLADIARSFAVQTEATTNYPYLALPNIASSAGFITQVYQNLFNRAPDAEGMTYWQGQLASGRSVGQVILDIINGAQGDDATIVANKVEAAAFYTDQVVTQQAPWTLEGDRDDATAVLSGVTADPTTVDTSKALAAELVAAAKAGTGTPGAILTLTSGNDYLSPAGDTASTRTTAGDDTIRAMSGGHLGDGDVIDGGAGRDTLNAVVGGAFLVPSTVAPMLRNVEVVNITSGASRGTVTFDASNSTGIEQIVNRTTSSRDVEVVGIDTSVIVGMSSSGGSSLTVNFTGVSGKNDAATLLLDSNDGGIFTAEGIERLNIKTSGTTSWVDVAEGDYTALNISGSAALNLYNSDDGVTVIDASTLTGALTLEGATLTKAATVTGGSGADDITLYSDKAVTLDGGAGDDELSVYADANNTVNGGDGADDITVMGDGNQTVDGGDGADDITVMGEGNHTVGGGNGNDTLNVYGNGNHTVSGGAGNDVITVMGDGVHSISGGAGADKFMIAGMQLGDVDLEDAAALVEAATKVTDLAAGETVAFLGATFAELTGTQQARAAAAEDLVAALDYLLDLDNVDGKSVAFAFGDSTYVLVNDNEFSNGLDDLDGLVQLVGVTTFSLTGDVLTA, from the coding sequence ATGTCAGTCGCGACGATTACCCAGCTTTATATCGGATACTTTGGCCGCGCTGCTGATCCGGCGGGCCTGAACTACTGGGTGGGCCAGGAAAACGCTGGCATGCAGCTGGCTGACATCGCCCGCTCCTTCGCGGTGCAGACGGAAGCCACCACGAACTATCCGTATCTGGCGCTGCCGAATATCGCTTCGTCCGCCGGCTTCATCACCCAGGTCTACCAGAACCTGTTCAACCGCGCGCCCGATGCCGAGGGCATGACCTACTGGCAGGGCCAGCTCGCCTCTGGCCGCTCGGTCGGCCAGGTGATCCTGGACATCATCAACGGCGCCCAGGGCGACGATGCGACGATCGTCGCCAACAAGGTCGAGGCCGCCGCCTTCTACACCGACCAGGTCGTGACCCAGCAGGCCCCCTGGACGCTGGAAGGCGACCGTGACGACGCCACGGCCGTGCTGAGCGGCGTGACCGCCGATCCCACCACGGTGGACACCTCCAAGGCCCTGGCCGCCGAACTGGTCGCCGCCGCGAAGGCCGGCACCGGCACCCCGGGTGCCATCCTCACCCTGACCTCGGGCAATGACTACCTGTCCCCGGCGGGCGATACCGCGAGCACCAGGACGACCGCGGGCGACGACACCATCCGCGCCATGTCCGGCGGCCATCTGGGCGACGGCGACGTGATCGATGGCGGCGCTGGCCGTGACACCCTGAACGCCGTCGTGGGCGGCGCCTTCCTGGTTCCCAGCACGGTGGCCCCCATGCTGCGGAACGTTGAGGTGGTGAACATCACCTCGGGGGCAAGCAGGGGCACGGTGACCTTCGACGCCAGCAACAGCACCGGCATCGAACAGATCGTCAACCGCACGACCTCCTCGCGCGACGTGGAGGTGGTGGGCATCGACACCAGCGTGATCGTTGGCATGAGCTCCAGCGGGGGCAGCAGCCTGACCGTGAATTTCACAGGCGTGTCTGGCAAGAATGACGCCGCGACCCTGCTGCTGGACAGCAACGACGGCGGCATTTTCACCGCCGAGGGTATCGAGAGGCTGAACATCAAGACCAGCGGCACGACCAGCTGGGTGGACGTTGCCGAGGGCGACTACACGGCGCTGAACATCTCCGGCTCCGCGGCACTGAATCTGTACAATAGTGACGACGGTGTCACCGTAATCGACGCTTCCACGCTGACCGGCGCGCTGACGCTGGAGGGCGCCACCCTGACCAAGGCCGCAACCGTCACAGGCGGTTCGGGCGCTGACGACATCACGCTGTACTCCGATAAGGCCGTCACGCTCGACGGCGGCGCTGGCGACGACGAGCTGTCGGTCTATGCCGATGCCAACAACACGGTGAATGGCGGTGACGGCGCTGACGACATCACAGTCATGGGCGACGGCAACCAGACGGTCGATGGCGGTGACGGCGCTGATGACATCACAGTCATGGGCGAAGGCAACCACACGGTCGGTGGCGGTAACGGCAACGATACCCTGAATGTCTATGGCAACGGCAATCATACCGTGTCCGGTGGAGCCGGCAACGACGTGATCACGGTGATGGGCGATGGCGTGCACAGCATCAGCGGCGGCGCTGGCGCGGACAAGTTCATGATCGCCGGGATGCAGCTGGGGGATGTGGACCTGGAGGACGCCGCCGCGTTGGTGGAAGCTGCCACGAAGGTTACCGATCTCGCCGCTGGCGAAACCGTGGCTTTCCTCGGCGCGACCTTCGCGGAGCTGACCGGCACGCAGCAGGCCCGGGCCGCCGCAGCGGAAGACCTGGTGGCTGCCTTGGACTACCTTCTGGACCTCGACAACGTCGACGGCAAGTCGGTTGCCTTTGCCTTCGGCGATAGCACCTATGTGCTGGTGAACGACAATGAGTTCAGCAACGGCCTCGATGATCTCGACGGGCTGGTCCAGCTGGTCGGCGTGACCACCTTCAGCCTCACCGGCGACGTCCTGACCGCTTGA